From the genome of Polynucleobacter sp. AM-7D1:
TTAGCCAGTCTCGAACATTGTGGACGCGTTAGCTTTCCAGCAGCCTTTGCTGGATGGATGCCAGCCTCAAATAAACTTTCCGAGCAATAGATATTGCCGACACCTACTACCGCCTGTCCTGCTAATAAAAACTGCTTCACGGCAACACTGCGCTTGCGTGAGTATTGATATAAGACATCCGTGCCAAGCTCACCTTCAAACTCTGCTGAAAATGGCTCAACCCCGAGTTTTTGCAAGAGTGGGTTTTTCTCAATCGGCCCTTTAGATTTCGGGTGCCACAAAACGGCACCAAACTTTCGGGGGTCATGCAGACGTAAACTGAGCTTGCCAAACTCGAATGTCACGCGATCATGCGGTTTCAGGGTGTCGCTGCTAGGCAGTACGCGTAATGTACCTGTCATGCCTAAGTGCAGCAATAAATACCCAGCCTCAAACTCCATTAAGAGGTATTTGCCTCTGCGTTCTATTCCGAAGACTTTCTGGCCAGAAAGTAGTGCATTTAAATTGCTCGGCACCGGCCAACGCAGTCGACCATCAATAATTTTGACCGCGCTCACCCTACGCCCCTCCAAATGGGGCGCAATACCCAAGCGGGTAACTTCAACTTCTGGGAGTTCAGGCATAAATGGATTGTAGATTCGCGGATTAGAATGTGCTCATGACCAAATTTTCATTCAAGCCTTCTTTAAGGGTCTTATTGCTCGCAGGCGGACTTGGCCTAGGCCTTTCTTCCAGCTATGCTATCGCCCAAAACAGTAGCCTAGATAGCGGTCAAGCTGTATTTGAAGTCTTGGCCTCCGAAATTGCCCTGCAACGGGGCGAAGCTGGTTTGGCATACACAACCTATTTAGAGCTCGCTCGCCAACTCTATGACCCCCGTTTAGCCCAAAGGGCTATGGAGATAGCCATTACTGCCGGTGCGCCTGATTTAGCGCTGCAAGCAGCTCAAACCTGGGATAGTTTGGCAGGGCCCAAGCAAACCAAACCCAAAGAAGTGCTCGTCACACTCTTAATCTTGAATCAACGTTGGTCAGATGCAGTCAAACCCGCCATCTCCCTTCTAAATCAGCAAACGCCGGCGCAACGTGAAAAAACTTTGCTACAGATTCAGTCACTACTCGCTAAGGCAAACAATGAATCAGAGGCCTTAAGAGCTTTTTATGAAATCGTCTCATCATTAAAGCCAGAGCCAAAAGATCCTGGACTGCTCTATACCTATGCCATGTCTGCTGAAAAATCTGGGCATATGGATGTGATGGAAAGAACTTTGCGAGAAATCTTGCGCAAGAATCCAAATGACGTCAATAGTCTGAATGCACTTGGATACTCTCTAGCCGATCGTAACCAGAAATTGCCCGAAGCGCTCAAGCTCATTAGTAAAGCAAATCAGCTCTCGCCTAGAGACGGTTTTATTTTGGATAGTCTTGGTTGGGTGAACTTTCGCATGGGCAAAAATACCCTTGCGCTCGAACAACTTCAACAAGCATTCAACATGAAGCCTGAGGCAGATATTGCGGCACATATCGGTGAAGTGTTGTGGGTTATGAATCGCCCAATCGAAGCGGAAGACATGTGGCGCAAAGGGCAGCAATTGGATGCTAACAACCCTACCCTTAAGGAAACTTTGAAGCGCTTGAAGCCCGATTGGTCTGTGGCTGATACCGCCCTAAAAGGCTCATGGGACGGGCGTTTTGCCGTGAAAGTTACCGGCCTTACTGAAAGTAAAAATCAAGGTGGATCAGGTGGATTTACCTTGACTCAAGATGCGCTTACTGACGTTTTAGAAATTCGCAATCCAGTGGGCGGCTCCATTGCGAAAATTACGATTAAACCTGGTGAGGCGATTCTGGAGCGCGATGGTCAACTCACCACTGCAATTGATGCTGACACTCTTATCCAAAATGCATTAGGTCTTCCACTTCCAGCCCGTGGTTTATCTGACTGGTTACGTGGACAAACCCGCCCTGGTAGTAATGCGAGTGTGGAGCGAAATGAAAAAGGGCAAGTCAGCAAAATTACACAAGACGGCTGGACCTTAAATTACAACTGGAATGATGCTCAGCGCTTAGAAAAACTGACTATGAATCGCAGCTCTAATATCGGATCGATTGATATCCGCCTGGTATTTGATACTCCGAACGAGTAAAGCATAAATCATGAGTAATGCGATAGAACTCGCTTGCCCCGCAAAGCTCAATCTCTTTTTGCATATTGTTGGGCGCCGTGATGATGGCTACCACCTACTGCAATCCGTTTTTCAACTGATTGATTGGTGCGATGTTCTGACCTTGAAGCGCATTCCGGAAAACAAAGTTCGCCGTATCAATCCCATTCCTGGAGTCCCTCCTGAGCAAGACTTGGTTGTTCGTGCAGCCCAACTCCTGAAGGAACATTGCGGGATTGATCGGGGGGTTGAAATCAATCTCACGAAAAATATTCCAATGGGTGCTGGCCTTGGTGGCGGATCCTCTGATGCAGCATCCACCCTGATCGGATTAAATACCCTTTGGGATCTTCATCTCGATATCGCCACTCTTTGCCAACTTGGCCTAAAACTTGGTGCTGACGTGCCATTTTTCATCTTTGGCCAAAATGCTTTTGTTGAGGGGATTGGGGAGAAATTACAGGCAATTTCCTTGGAAACCCAAGACTTTGTGGTGATCTTCCCCAACAAGGGGGTCGCTACTGCTCAGATTTTTCAAGACCCTCAATTGACCCGAGATCACGCTCCGATTACAATAGATGGCTTTCTTGCATCGCCAAGGTCATATCAGTCGAATGATTGTCAGGCAGTAGCGGTGCAAAAATGTCCTGAAGTGAAGCAAGCATTAGATTGGATTTACAAGGCAGTGCCAAACTCGGCGCCTTGTATGTCCGGCTCTGGAAGTAGCGTTTTTGCCGCCTTAGACCCTAAGACGGACACCGCAAATCTGGAAATTCTTCTGCAAAATCTTCCAAAGGGATGGATGGGTCGAATTGTTCGGGGGCTAAATAAAAATCCCGCTTACAATTTGATTTCTTCAGATTGACCTGTAGGGGAATCGCCAAGCTGGTTAAGGCACTGGATTTTGATTCCAGCATGCGAAGGTTCGAATCCTTCTTCCCCTGCCAACTACTGTAGATACGACCAAAAGACATCCATTCGACACCTACCCAAATTCCAAAATCACCTATGTCCGCCCCAATGAACGCTGATTTACTGACTCTTTTCACAGGCAATGCAAATCCGGTTTTGGCCCATGCGGTAGCCAAAGAGCTCAATCTCCAAATGGGAAAAGCATTTGTTGGTCGGTTCTCTGATGGTGAAATTCAGGTAGAAATTCAAGAAAACGTTCGTGGTAAGAACGTGGTCGTTATCCAGTCAACCTGTGCCCCAACAAACGATAGTTTGATGGAGTTGATGATCATGATTGATGCCCTAAAACGAGCATCAGCAAGCCGTATAACCGCAGTGATTCCTTACTTCGGTTACGCCAGACAAGACCGCCGCCCTCGCTCAGCACGGGTTGCTATCTCCGCCAGGATCGTGGCAAACATGCTCCAGTCTGTTGCTGGCATTGAACGTGTTTTAACCATGGATCTCCATGCAGACCAAATCCAAGGTTTCTTTGATATCCCAGTAGATAACATCTACGCATCCCCTGTCCTTTTGGCCGATTTAGAGGCCCAAAAGACCAAAAAAGATCTCATCATTGTTTCGCCAGATATCGGCGGCGTTGTTCGCGCCCGCGCAATGGCAAAGCAATTGGGCACAGATTTAGCGATTATTGATAAACGCCGCCCTAAAGCGAACGTATCAGAAGTAATGCACTTAATCGGCGAAGTAGAAGGTCGTCACTGCGTCATCATGGATGACATCATTGATACTGGCGGAACGCTCTGTAAAGCCGCTGAGGCCCTTAAAGAACGTGGTGCCAAGGGTGTTACTGCCTACTGTACTCATGCCGTGCTTTCTGGTGATGCTGTAGCTCGCATTGCTGCCTCAGAATTAGACGAATTAGTCGTTACCGACACCATTCCATTAACACCGGAAGCAATGAAAATCTCCAAAATTCGTCAATTGAGCGTTGCACCCATACTTGCTGAGACCCTTTCCCGTATTAGCAAGGGTGATTCAGTGATGTCGATGTTCGCTGAATAAGCCAAAAATAGCGTTTCTACCTCTGTTTTTGGCAGTTTTGAGCCTTTTCTAGGCAAAAATCACCATTCCCACGATATAATCAAAGGCTTTTCTGTTTGGTCGCGAACGGAAATTAACCTTAATTTAGGAATTCAATATGAAAGTAGTAGCCTTTGAAAGAAGCGTACAGGGAACGGGTGCGAGCCGCCGTCTGCGCAACTCCGGTAAAACTCCGGGCATCATCTACGGCGGTAAAGACGCCGCAACTGTAATTGAGTTGGATCACAACGCACTGTTCCATGCTCTCCGCAAGGAAGCATTCCACTCATCCATCCTTGATCTCGAAATCGGCGGCAAAGCACAAAAAGTGTTGTTGCGCGATTACCAGATGCATCCATTTAAGCCTTTGGTTCTGCACATCGACTTCCAGCGCGTTTCTGCGACTGAAAAAGTTCACATGCGCGTTCCATTGCACTTCATCAACGCTGACACTTCAGCTGCAGTGAAATTGCAAGGCGCTGTAATCAGCCACATCGCAACTGAATTGGAAGTGTCTTGCTTACCAGCAGACTTGCCAGAATTCATTGAAGTGGACCTGAACAAGATTGAAGTTGGTCATGGTATCCACGCTAAAGACATCGCATTGCCAAAAGGCGTTACCTTGGTATTGCATGTTGAGCAAGAAAACCCAGTATTAGCTAACGCACGTATCCCAGCAGTGAAATCTGCCGATACTGAAGCTGCTCCTGCAGCTGCTGCGGCTCCTGCTGCTGAAGCACCAAAGGACAAAGCTTAATTATTTAAGCCTTATCTTTGCGACAGAGGAAGCCCGCTGACAAGCGGGTTTTCTTTTTTGCAGAAATGCTTTTATCCTTAAGCACTCATCATGACTAAATTAATTGTTGGCCTTGGCAATCCAGGCGAAGAACACATAGAAGATCGGCACAATGCTGGCTTCTGGTTTGTTGACGCCCTTGCTAAACAATTGAATACCCGCTTTGAAACTGAAAAACGTTTTCATGGCAAAGTGGCAAAAGCTAAATGGGAGAGTGAAGATCTCTTCTTACTCAAACCCAGCACCTATATGAATCTCAGCGGTCAGTCTGTCGGGGCACTATGCCGCTTCCACAAAATTACACCCAAGGATGTGCTGGTAGTACAGGATGAGCTTGATCTCAAGCCCGGTACTGCGCGTATCAAGCTTGGTGGTGGCACCGGTGGGCACAATGGTCTAAAAGATATCCAAGCTCACCTAGGAACGCCTGAGTACTGGCGCTTGCGATTGGGTATCGGACATCCACGGGATCTCGCCGCAGAAGGTGCACGAGTGATGGACGTGGCGGACTATGTGTTGAGAAGACCTTTGCAGCTTGAGCAAAAGCAGATCGATGCGAGTATCGAGGATGGTTTACAGATTCTGGATTTATTTATGAAGGGCGATACTCAGGCAGCAATGCTGGAGTTGCATTCCAAAACGAATTAGTGCGCTATTTTGTAGCTAGGGCTTTTTTAGCTGCAGTTAAGGCTTGATACTTCACCATAAGTTGCGTTTGGTTTTCTGGAAACGCGGGATTCAGTGGAATGCAGTCAACTGGACAAACCTGCTGACACTGGGGCGCATCGTAATGACCCACACACTCAGTACATTTATTGGGATCAATCTCATAGATCTCTAGACCCATGTAGATTGCGTCATTCGGACATTCAGGCTCACATACATCGCAATTGATGCATTCGTCCGTGATCATTAGAGCCATCTTGTTTCCCTGACGCCTTACTCTTTGCCCTTGTTGGCTTCAATCTTTTTAACTAACCACTTTTCTACAGATGGGAATACAAACTTACTCACATCACCACCCATCGAAGCAATTTCACGAACAAATGTTCCCGAAATAAATTGGTATTGGTCTGAAGGCGTTAGGAATAGCGTTTCAACATCAGGCAATAAATAACGGTTCATGCCCGCCATCTGAAACTCATACTCAAAATCAGAAACAGCACGCAAGCCACGCACAATCACCCTCGCATTATGTTCGCGGGCAAAATCTTTTAATAAGCCTGTGAAGCCCACAATCTTCACATTGGAATAATGGCCTAGAACCTCTTTAGCAATCTCAATACGCTCATCCAAAGTGAAGAAGGGGCGCTTGCTACGGCTATCAGCAACACCAACAATCAATTCCCCAAAAATACTGGAAGCACGGCGCACCAAGTCCTCGTGACCACGAGTAAAGGGATCAAATGTTCCAGGGTAAACAGCAACAGTCATAATGCTCCTCAGGCTTTTTCAGCTACAGGCAAGAGTTTAGCCCCTCTTCGAGCGAAATAGACAAGCTTTTACCTGCCCAGCCTCTAGGTATTTCCCACAATGCCATTCGGGCACCAGTGCTTCAATCTCATCACGTGAGCGACTAGCAGGAAATTCCACGTAAATTCCCCCGCCGGGACTGTCATCGCAAACGCGAGCAGCCTCTATCAACGCTTGATTGAATAAGCCCTCCTCCTGAAAGGGTGGGTCAATAAAGATCAAATTACTAGAGCGATCGGCTTGTTGCTTTAAAAACTCCAAGCTATCTCTGTGCACAATCTGTACTAATCCAGGAGCAGGGGATGACTGTAGCAAAGCATAGTTAGCCAAAAGCTTTGCATGCGCCCTCTTATCCTTTTCTAACAAAGTCACTGAACTGGCATGTCGTGAAGCAGCCTCAAAACCTAAGGCGCCAGTTCCTGCAAACAAATCTAAGCAACGCAAACCCACCAGATCCTGGCCAAGCCAATTAAATAAGGTTTCCCGAACGCGATCTGTGGTGGGACGTAGACCAGACAGATCCAGCACACTCAGTAAACGACTACGCCACACTCCACCAATAATGCGAATTTTCTGAGGAGGCTCAGGGCGCTTACCTAATGAAGCAGGCTTTGCGGGTTTATTTATTTTTAGCCCCTAACACCACAATCTTCATTCGGTCCATAGCCAAGTATTTTTGGAATGCCTCCTTGACTTGGTCCAAGCTCACCATCTCCACTTGCTTAGTCCATACATCCATCGTGTCGAGCGGCAAGTTATTCCAAGCAATAGATGACACGTTATCAAGCAGCTTGCGATTGTTATCAATTCTCAAAGGATAGCCATTGATTAAATTTGCCTTAGCAGCATCAAGTTCAGATTGCATCGGTCCATTAGCAATAAATTGTGCAATGGTAGAACTCATCACTTCAAGAGCCAAAGTAGCTTGATCATTCTTGGTCTGTACACCCGCCTGAAATATCCCTACATCCTTACCAGGGGCAAAATAACTGAACACACTATAAGCAAGGCCACGCTTCTCACGAACTTCTGACATCAGACGTGATACAAAACCGCCGCCGCCTAAAACATAATTCCCCACAAGTAATGGGAAGTAATCTGGATTACTGCGAGTAACTGCAGTCATTCCCATCGCAATATGGGCTTGCTGCGTGTCAAATGGAATAGTGACTTCGCGTTGACTTAAAGGCTCTACTGGTGAGCGCTCAAACTCTGGCAGCTTGGAAATAGCAGGTCCAGACTGCGGTACTCTTTGCAATAAACTATGAACGATTTCAGCGGCCTCGACTTTACTCACATCACCAACAATACTGACAATCATTCGATCGCCACGGTAGAACTGCTTATGAAACTGCTGCAAATCAGTAGCATTGATGTTGGCAATACTTTGCACCGTTGGCGAGTTAGCCAAGGGATAGTCGCCATAAACCAATTTTCTAAAACGACGATCCAATACTGACTCCGGCTTTGTCTCCGACTCTAATAATGCAGTAGTCATTCTTTGCTTCTCACGGGCTAAGATTTTGGCATCGTAAGTAGGGGCACTCAACATGGCTGATGCCAATTGAACGGCGCGATCACGCAAATCTTTGCGACTTAAAGTCCGAATGCGCATGATGGCACGCTCCCCGCTGACAGAGACCCCAAGGTTTGCGCCTAAATCAGCAATCTCATCAGCAATCTGCGCCTCATTCAACAAACCCTTCTCTGACTTGGCACCATAGTTCATCAACTGCCCAACCACAGTAGCTAAGCCACTCTTGGCTGATGGATCATAACGATCGCCTGCATCAATACTGATTTCAATATCGACCATCGGTAGCGATTTGGTTTGAACTAGATAAGCCTGTGCGCCCTTGAATGAGTCTAACTTTTCAATCGGCAATATTGCATGGGCAGAGGTGCTGACTACTGCTATCAGTGCGAATGTAAGACAAGCCTGCTTGATTGATTTATTTAGCAGCATGATTACCCCCCTGCTTGCTCTCAGCGGACTGACGCCCCTGCGGATCTAGCACCGCAATAGTCAGGCCCTCATCTACCAAATATTTTTTTGCAACGTGTTGAACTTGTGTGGGAGTGATTTTTTGCATCTTATCTAACATCACATCAATGTCTCTCCATGAGAATCCCGCCATCTCTGTGCTACCAATTTCCATAGCCTGCCCAAAGATTGAGTCGCGCTTATAGATTTGGTCGGAAAGGATGCGCACTTTAATACGCTTGAGTTCTGACTCCAGAATTCCTTTATCGACAATTTCTTTCAGAGCCTTGCGAATACTGCTCTCAGCCTGCTCCACTGTTTTTCCTTTAGCCATGCTGGTGCTAATTACAAAAAGTTCTGGACCTCTTGAGACCATGTCGTAACCGACACTCACATCATTGACTACACGCTCCTGCTTTACCAGTGCGCGATTGAGGCGTGCATTGTCATAACCATCAAGCACTGCAGCCAACAATTCCAATGCATAAGGCTCATCATCATCTAGCTTGCCCACTTGTAGCTTGGGAACCTTCCAGGCCATCGCTAACTGCGCACTATCTGCGGGTGCTTTAACCTGGACTCGCTTAATACCTTTTTGCGGTGGTTCAATCTGGGGCTTGCGATCTGGCAACTCTCTTGCAGAAGCAACTCCATAATATTTTTCCGCTGCTTGCAAAATGGCTTTAGGATCAACATCACCAGCAATCACCACGGTTGCATTATTCGGTTTATACCAACTACGATACCAATCACGTGCATCAGCGGCTTTCATATTCACCAGGTCATTCATCCAGCCAACTACTGGATGACGATAAGGCGAACTCACGAATGCAGTAGCCATCAGTGATTCATATAGCAAGCTGGTGGGATTATCTTCAGTACGCAAACGACGCTCTTCCATCACAACCTGAATTTCTTTTAAAAACTCTGCATCATCAAAATTGAGATTAGACATGCGATCCGCCTCTAGCCTCATCACTTCATCTAACTTAGACTTTTCAACTTGCTGGAAATACGCTGTGTAATCTCGAGAAGTAAAAGCATTTTCACGACCGCCCACCGCCGCAACTAAACGAGAGAACTCGCCCGATTTCACTTTGTTAGTTCCCTTAAACATCATGTGCTCAAGAACATGGGCCACCCCAGTTTTACCGTTAACCTCATCCATTGAACCAGCGCGGTACCAAACCATATGCGCGACCGTTGGTGCTCGATGATCCTCGCGCACAATCAACTTCAGCCCATTAGCAAGGACAAACTCATGGGTATTTGATGGGGCGGCCTCAGGAGTTGCCCAAGAAGCTGAGCAAGAGATCAGTAAGAAGAAAGAAAAACGCAATAAAGTGGAGCGCATCTGTAAGATCACCTATCCCAAGAATTTAATTGATAAGATGCAAGGATTAAATTGTATCGATTATGTTCGGCTTACGTAAAACCCTCGGATCCCTGTTTAAATCGAATCAGACTGATGAAGCCTGGTTTGATGCCCTAGAAGAATCTCTCATTTTGAGTGATGTGGGTCTACCTACGACCGAACAACTGATGAGCAAACTTCGCAAGGCTGCCAAATCAGAAAATGCCAGCAGTCCAGAAGACCTAAAGCAACTGCTGATTCAAGAGGTGGCAAGTCTCCTAAAGCCTTTGGAGCCAATCACTAACCCTTTATTTGTTCATGAACAAAAGACCACTCCGGAAATATGGCTAGTAATTGGCGTCAATGGCGCTGGTAAGACCACCACCATCGGCAAACTCTGCAAACTCTTTCAGTCACAAGGCAAGTCCGTCTTACTGGCAGCAGGTGATACTTTCCGGGCGGCTGCACGCAATCAGCTCCTGGAATGGGGTGGGCGCAACCAAGTCGACGTCATCATGCAAGAAAGTGGTGATGCTGCAGCCGTAGCGCATGATGCGATTCATGCCGCAGTGTCTCGTAAGAGCGATATTTTGATTATTGATACCGCGGGTAGATTAGCCACTCAAGACCATCTCATGGAAGAATTGAAGAAGGTTAAAAGAGTCATTGGCAAGGCCCTTCCTGGGGCCCCTCACCAGACTTTGCTGGTTCTTGATGGCAATACTGGTCAAAATGGTTTAAGCCAAGTAAAGGCCTTTCATGCTGCTTTAGGCCTATCAGCCTTAATCGTGACAAAGTTAGATGGCACCGCTAAAGGTGGAGTGATCTGTGCGCTTGCTCACACCCTCAAAGATGGGTCAAAACCAGCGGTTTTAGCCCTAGGCAAAGGTGAGGGAATTAACGATTTAGCCCCTTTCACTGCCGCGCAATATTCTTCTGAATTATTCAATTAAATCATAGACTTATAGAAGTAAAAAACCATTAGCACTCTCTTGACAAGAGTGCTAAAATAGAGCTCTATTAATACCTAAAATATATAAAAAGAAAATGGTTCAAAAGAAAACATACAATCCGCAATTGCAGGCAAGGCAAACGCTGCCGGCAGCGCAGACTGCTGCGGCTTCGCTTGCCTTTCCGATGCTGCCTTCCCTTGGGGTTGGCACACTCGACTCTTATATCTCGTACGTAAATCGCGTACCTATGCTCAGTGCTGCAGAGGAGCTTCATCTCGCGCAAGAATTTCGTCGCACTGAAAATGTAGACGCTGCAAAAACTTTGGTTCTCTCACACCTTCGCTTGGTGGTATCTGTTGCTCGTCAGTATTTAGGTTATGGCATTCCGCATGCCGACCTCATTCAAGAGGGCAATATTGGTTTAATGAAGGCTGTTAAGCGCTACGACCCAAACCAAGGCGCACGCTTAGTCTCTTACGCAATCCATTGGATTAAGGCAGAGATTCATGAGTACATTCTCAAGAATTGGCGTTTAGTGAAAGTAGCTACAACCAAAGCGCAACGTAAGTTGTTCTTTAATTTACGCAGCAATAAGCCCACTTTGGCTGCGCTAACTCCAAGTGAAGTTGAGGCATTGGCCAAGGCTCTGGACGTCAAAGGTTCTGACGTTAAAGAAATGGAAATGCGACTTGCTGGTGGTGATGTTGCCTTAGAAGGTGATGACAGCGATGACGAATCAGCCTATGCACCAATTCAATGGTTGGCAGATAGTAGTCAAGAGCCTACCGAGATGATGGCAGCGGCTGCAACGGATGCATTGCATGGCCCTCAATTGGATCAAGCTCTCATGGCTTTAGATGAGCGTAGTCGCAACATTGTGCAATCCCGTTGGCTGGCAATGGATGCGGATGGTAATGGCACAAAGACATTGCATGATCTCGCAAGTGAATACGGCATCTCTGCAGAGCGTGTGCGTCAGATTGAGACTGCTGCACTCAAAAAGATGCGCAGCCTCTTGCAAGCTGAGACTGCTTAAGCAGTCCTCCCTCTGTAAGGCTTTACTTCAGTAGCTCTTTCAAGTCTTGCGCTAAGGTATCAGCACCTTGCGCATGCTTGATGTACAGGCGTAAATGCCCCTCTGGATCGAATGCATAACTACCCGCCATGTGATCCATGGTGTATGACCCAGGACTCGTACCGGGAACCTTCTTATAGTA
Proteins encoded in this window:
- the ftsY gene encoding signal recognition particle-docking protein FtsY; amino-acid sequence: MFGLRKTLGSLFKSNQTDEAWFDALEESLILSDVGLPTTEQLMSKLRKAAKSENASSPEDLKQLLIQEVASLLKPLEPITNPLFVHEQKTTPEIWLVIGVNGAGKTTTIGKLCKLFQSQGKSVLLAAGDTFRAAARNQLLEWGGRNQVDVIMQESGDAAAVAHDAIHAAVSRKSDILIIDTAGRLATQDHLMEELKKVKRVIGKALPGAPHQTLLVLDGNTGQNGLSQVKAFHAALGLSALIVTKLDGTAKGGVICALAHTLKDGSKPAVLALGKGEGINDLAPFTAAQYSSELFN
- the rpoH gene encoding RNA polymerase sigma factor RpoH, which codes for MVQKKTYNPQLQARQTLPAAQTAAASLAFPMLPSLGVGTLDSYISYVNRVPMLSAAEELHLAQEFRRTENVDAAKTLVLSHLRLVVSVARQYLGYGIPHADLIQEGNIGLMKAVKRYDPNQGARLVSYAIHWIKAEIHEYILKNWRLVKVATTKAQRKLFFNLRSNKPTLAALTPSEVEALAKALDVKGSDVKEMEMRLAGGDVALEGDDSDDESAYAPIQWLADSSQEPTEMMAAAATDALHGPQLDQALMALDERSRNIVQSRWLAMDADGNGTKTLHDLASEYGISAERVRQIETAALKKMRSLLQAETA